From one Triticum urartu cultivar G1812 chromosome 3, Tu2.1, whole genome shotgun sequence genomic stretch:
- the LOC125545218 gene encoding zinc finger protein CONSTANS-LIKE 2-like, with protein sequence MFRHSSSAPSYGDAYMQAALAAVPTQIPRSAAGGYYDSGNVVNGAFHPFAATAASSPPSSYSSSYYNNIHRSISEHSLPLPLHIQLGDNLGGGGAFFSSSSPSPHQQLSLPPMSSSPSSSCGDLYDFSSSACTVRRVFSTGDLQGMNGSSPVPSGDGCGQDAGGGPFSQKVGRYSAEERKERVQRYRLKRHQRNFTKKITYACRKSLADSRPRVKGRFARNGEAETETDDREASDNSYDYCGYSDPSNQSTGNSRYHGQQHVKDDSVCNGAAAAAFAGAGDNGDWWWRAPGAEGQRQAGFDVDEELWATLGDMLSVNLAS encoded by the exons ATGTTCCGTCATTCCTCGTCGGCGCCTTCGTACGGCGACGCCTACATGCAGGCGGCCCTGGCCGCCGTCCCCACCCAGATCCCTCGCTCTGCCGCCGGGGGATACTATGATAGCGGCAATGTTGTCAATGGCGCGTTCCATCCcttcgccgccaccgccgcctcgtcTCCGCCGTCGTCCTACTCCTCGTCGTACTACAACAACATCCATAGGAGCATCAGCGAGCACTCGCTCCCGCTCCCGCTCCACATCCAGCTCGGCGacaacctcggcggcggcggcgcattCTTCTCGTCCTCGTCCCCGTCCCCTCACCAGCAGCTGTCTTTGCCTCCCATGTcctcctccccgtcctcctcctgcGGCGATCTGTACGATTTCAGCAGCTCCGCATGCACAGTCCGCCGCGTCTTCAGCACCGGCGATCTCCAG GGGATGAACGGGTCATCGCCGGTGCCGTCGGGCGACGGCTGCGGCCAAGACGCCGGAGGAGGGCCGTTCTCGCAGAAGGTTGGGCGATACAGCGCAGAAGAGAGGAAGGAGCGGGTGCAGCGATATCGCCTGAAACGGCACCAGCGAAACTTCACCAAAAAAATCACC TACGCGTGCAGGAAGTCGCTGGCCGACAGCCGGCCGAGGGTGAAGGGCCGGTTCGCGAGGAACGGCGAGGCGGAGACGGAGACCGACGACCGGGAGGCGTCCGACAACAGCTACGACTACTGCGGTTACAGCGATCCCAGCAACCAGAGCACGGGGAACAGCCGCTACCACGGCCAGCAGCATGTCAAGGACGACAGCGTCTGCAACGGCGCCGCCGCAGCAGCGTTCGCCGGAGCCGGTGACAATGGCGACTGGTGGTGGCGGGCGCCGGGGGCAGAGGGGCAGCGGCAGGCCGGCTTCGACGTCGACGAGGAGCTCTGGGCCACCCTGGGCGACATGCTGTCCGTGAACCTGGCCTCGTAG